In one Bacteroides intestinalis DSM 17393 genomic region, the following are encoded:
- a CDS encoding SusC/RagA family TonB-linked outer membrane protein: protein MNVKRTKLCLCRSLLLMAGLLFAVASFAQDLTVKGKVTDTTGETVIGANVTVKGTTNGIITDIDGNYTLSGVKPSSVLVFSFIGYKTQEIPCSGRKEINVVLSEDAQALDEVVVVGYGSLSKKELSSSIVQVDRSKFLQGSMNNPMEMLTGKVAGLTVNNTAAANPNASSSLQIRGATSISASNDPLVVIDGVAGGDIRNLAAQDIESMTVLKDAASAAIYGTRGANGVILITTRKGVGEAGRVQVTYDSWFGVNLAKSGPDILSADEFRRSRRATDYGYSTDWYDLLLRDFSYDNNQYLSIDGSTKNGYYGASFNYKKATGLDLNSSREEFGGRFVLNQRMMDGIIELNGSLNARRVNEVWGNDGMFDTALSMNPTMPLYNEDGTYFQPTSPTGARNPVQELKEIDNNGQRVYLLGTAEVKVNLIRSEKQMLNTSLSYSLHYNDLKQHYYTPSTAGESYWNGYNGRAEVTYQKWYTSRLEWLGNYSLDLGDHNFKAMVGYNYEQTTWERLQAGNSDFNFDDILWNNLGSGSYLAKGKASMGTGKSLAKLIGVFGRINYNWKNLLIASASIRYEGSTKFGADQKWGAFPSLSLAWEMANMGFLKDHQNIVQSLKPRVSYGVTGRSDFDCYQSLATYGSHKNAQLNVTDTYLMDGAWVTGYAPSVNANSKLGWEKSVSMNIGVDFALWNRLRGSVEWFDRQSRDLLYNYTAPQPPYIYSTILVNVGTTVNRGIEVSLEGDAFKGTPVEWTTGVNYSYGTTKLDKLSNSLYKASYVELYQKPGVGTSEYFFRVEEGSKIGQFYGYEYAGVENGDMMIYTDEGEKVPVSKADVKYKRHIGNGTPTSYLSWSNTLRYKNFDLSLMFNGAFGFEIFNMRRYGMGLKGCGTDNVLRDAYGKDADITTGGGVISSFFLEKGDYFKLDNLTLGYTITPKENKFIRGMRVYLTAKNLFTLTGYSGNDPSAVAINGLTPGVDTNSAYPSATQLSVGLNIRFK, encoded by the coding sequence ATGAATGTAAAAAGAACAAAGTTATGTTTGTGCCGGTCTCTCCTTCTCATGGCCGGATTACTTTTTGCAGTGGCATCCTTTGCCCAGGATTTAACCGTGAAAGGAAAAGTAACGGATACCACGGGCGAAACTGTAATCGGTGCCAACGTAACCGTGAAAGGTACAACTAATGGTATCATTACCGATATTGACGGTAACTATACTTTGTCGGGCGTGAAGCCTTCTTCCGTCCTTGTTTTCTCCTTTATTGGTTACAAAACACAAGAGATCCCCTGTAGTGGACGTAAAGAAATCAATGTAGTGTTGTCAGAAGACGCTCAGGCACTGGATGAAGTTGTTGTAGTGGGCTACGGTTCATTGAGCAAGAAAGAACTTTCCAGTTCCATTGTGCAGGTAGACAGATCGAAGTTCCTGCAAGGTTCCATGAACAATCCGATGGAGATGCTGACCGGTAAAGTTGCCGGTTTGACCGTAAACAATACGGCGGCAGCCAATCCGAATGCAAGTTCCTCTCTTCAGATTCGCGGTGCAACATCTATTTCGGCATCTAATGACCCGTTAGTGGTAATTGATGGTGTGGCAGGTGGTGATATCCGCAACTTGGCAGCACAGGATATTGAGTCGATGACCGTACTGAAAGATGCCGCTTCCGCTGCTATCTACGGAACACGCGGTGCCAATGGTGTAATCCTGATCACCACCCGTAAGGGAGTCGGAGAAGCCGGACGTGTCCAAGTGACTTACGACAGTTGGTTTGGTGTGAATCTGGCAAAGAGCGGTCCGGATATTTTAAGCGCAGATGAATTCCGTCGTTCCCGCCGTGCAACGGATTATGGGTATTCTACTGATTGGTATGACCTCTTGCTGCGTGATTTCTCTTATGATAACAACCAATATCTTTCTATCGACGGCAGTACCAAGAACGGATACTATGGCGCTTCTTTCAATTATAAGAAAGCAACCGGCCTCGATCTGAACAGTAGCCGTGAGGAATTCGGCGGACGCTTTGTCCTGAACCAGCGTATGATGGATGGAATCATAGAACTGAACGGTTCACTCAACGCCCGTCGCGTGAATGAAGTATGGGGTAACGATGGTATGTTCGATACTGCCCTGAGCATGAACCCTACCATGCCTTTGTATAACGAGGATGGAACTTACTTCCAGCCTACTTCTCCTACCGGAGCACGCAATCCGGTGCAGGAACTGAAAGAGATCGACAATAACGGTCAGCGCGTTTACCTGCTGGGTACTGCTGAGGTAAAAGTCAACCTGATCCGTTCGGAAAAGCAAATGCTGAATACTTCATTGAGCTATTCTTTGCACTACAACGATCTGAAGCAGCACTATTATACCCCTTCCACCGCTGGTGAATCTTACTGGAACGGCTATAACGGACGTGCAGAAGTTACTTACCAGAAGTGGTACACTTCCCGTCTGGAGTGGTTGGGTAACTACTCGTTGGATCTAGGTGACCACAACTTCAAGGCAATGGTAGGTTACAACTATGAGCAAACCACTTGGGAACGCCTGCAGGCCGGAAACAGTGACTTCAACTTCGACGACATTCTCTGGAATAACCTTGGAAGCGGTTCTTACCTTGCCAAAGGAAAAGCAAGCATGGGTACCGGTAAATCTCTTGCCAAATTGATCGGTGTCTTCGGGCGTATCAACTATAATTGGAAGAATCTGTTGATTGCTTCCGCCTCCATCCGCTACGAAGGTTCTACGAAATTCGGTGCGGATCAGAAATGGGGTGCTTTCCCGTCCCTTTCCCTTGCCTGGGAAATGGCGAATATGGGTTTCCTGAAAGACCACCAAAACATCGTTCAGAGTTTGAAACCCCGTGTTTCTTATGGAGTAACAGGTCGTTCGGACTTCGATTGCTACCAGTCATTGGCCACTTACGGTTCTCATAAAAATGCCCAGCTGAATGTTACGGATACCTATCTGATGGACGGTGCCTGGGTAACAGGTTATGCTCCTTCAGTGAATGCCAACTCTAAACTGGGCTGGGAGAAAAGTGTCAGTATGAACATCGGTGTTGACTTTGCCTTGTGGAACAGATTGCGCGGTTCTGTTGAATGGTTCGACCGCCAGTCACGCGACTTGCTTTACAACTATACGGCTCCACAGCCTCCCTACATCTACTCTACAATTCTGGTAAACGTAGGAACCACTGTGAACCGTGGTATCGAAGTTTCTCTGGAAGGAGATGCTTTCAAAGGAACTCCCGTAGAATGGACAACGGGTGTCAACTACTCTTACGGCACTACGAAACTGGATAAACTCTCCAACAGCCTGTACAAAGCTTCTTATGTGGAACTGTATCAGAAGCCGGGTGTAGGTACGAGCGAATACTTCTTCCGCGTGGAAGAGGGCAGCAAGATCGGCCAGTTCTATGGTTACGAGTATGCGGGTGTAGAGAATGGCGATATGATGATTTATACTGATGAAGGCGAAAAAGTTCCCGTATCCAAGGCAGATGTGAAGTACAAACGCCATATCGGTAATGGTACGCCGACCTCTTATCTTTCTTGGAGCAATACGCTCCGTTATAAGAACTTCGACCTGAGCCTGATGTTCAACGGTGCTTTCGGTTTTGAAATCTTCAATATGCGTCGTTACGGAATGGGTCTGAAAGGTTGCGGTACGGACAATGTGTTGCGCGATGCTTATGGAAAAGATGCAGATATTACAACCGGTGGCGGTGTTATCTCTTCCTTCTTCCTTGAAAAGGGTGATTACTTTAAGCTGGATAACCTGACTCTGGGATATACCATCACCCCGAAAGAAAATAAGTTCATCAGGGGTATGAGGGTTTATCTGACAGCTAAGAACCTGTTTACGCTGACCGGTTATTCCGGTAACGATCCCTCAGCCGTTGCCATCAACGGACTGACTCCGGGTGTAGATACAAACAGTGCCTATCCTTCGGCTACTCAGTTGAGCGTAGGCTTGAATATCCGTTTCAAATAA
- a CDS encoding RagB/SusD family nutrient uptake outer membrane protein gives MKYLKYKCLLAIILGCSLSGCFDLTEEVFDRVDSGVYYQDENSVKSAVATIYSTGATSYAEYFWYMQEFPADQVTWRVWNGGQWGYDEGEKFIFSIQNWTPDAKIIRSAWENAWTTIGLCNTLLADMGKLTSADLKMTDEKLKAYEGEVRTLRAWAYYNIFEIWGGALPLNIEPATVDGELPPTADPDFDTCCKKIYNFIATELDDCYEGMVENQVNRMNKAVNRIIKARLLLNAEVFIKESHYTECAELCREIISGKYGNYELAKDYRDIYSINNTECPEVIMAFACEDGKLNMGWMRMTFYPYNIWDYFGGTYSQSGWNCTCLVPSYDNAGTVNELGGTQGATCFLDAAYGDKLGAVYERFDDRDIRKKNYNYDKKNGYSGIFLKGTIKANYGKGEALKADADRDGQDLAYVDQVGTFMNLGRNLETVMSPRWGETNSGLRLVKYPVYPTSAAIDFQNIDEVEFRLSEVYYMLAECEMRAGQADKAKELVNEVRKRYFSAGDWADVKDKPGRGFTAFDMDWMLSQWGVEFLNEGRRRRTDLRRFDKFTQGQWWFFGRATDNGQLYPVKRDRKYEWYPLPASALLVNQGLIQNPNYK, from the coding sequence ATGAAATATCTGAAATATAAATGTCTGTTGGCAATCATTCTGGGTTGTTCATTGAGCGGTTGCTTCGACCTTACGGAAGAAGTATTCGACCGTGTAGACTCCGGCGTCTATTATCAGGACGAGAATAGTGTGAAGAGTGCGGTAGCTACTATTTATTCCACAGGTGCTACCAGTTATGCCGAATATTTCTGGTACATGCAAGAATTTCCTGCCGATCAGGTGACCTGGCGTGTATGGAATGGCGGTCAGTGGGGATATGATGAAGGCGAAAAGTTTATCTTCTCCATCCAGAACTGGACTCCCGATGCCAAGATTATCCGCAGTGCCTGGGAAAATGCATGGACCACTATCGGTCTTTGTAATACTTTATTGGCTGATATGGGGAAGTTAACTTCTGCTGACCTGAAGATGACCGATGAGAAACTGAAAGCTTATGAAGGCGAAGTACGTACACTTCGTGCCTGGGCTTATTACAATATCTTCGAAATCTGGGGTGGTGCATTGCCGCTGAATATTGAACCGGCCACCGTAGACGGTGAATTGCCACCCACTGCCGATCCGGACTTTGATACATGTTGCAAGAAGATTTATAACTTCATTGCTACCGAGCTGGATGATTGCTACGAAGGAATGGTTGAAAATCAGGTGAACCGCATGAACAAGGCTGTGAACCGTATAATCAAAGCCCGTCTGTTGCTGAATGCTGAAGTGTTCATCAAAGAAAGCCACTATACCGAATGTGCCGAACTGTGTCGTGAAATAATCAGCGGTAAATATGGTAACTATGAATTGGCAAAGGATTACCGCGATATTTACTCTATCAATAATACGGAATGTCCCGAAGTCATCATGGCTTTTGCTTGTGAAGACGGTAAACTGAATATGGGATGGATGCGCATGACTTTCTATCCTTATAATATCTGGGATTATTTCGGAGGTACTTATAGCCAGAGCGGTTGGAACTGTACTTGTCTGGTTCCTTCGTATGACAATGCGGGTACGGTGAATGAATTGGGAGGTACACAGGGAGCCACCTGTTTCCTCGATGCGGCTTACGGTGATAAACTGGGTGCAGTCTACGAACGCTTCGACGACCGCGACATCCGTAAAAAGAACTATAATTATGATAAGAAGAACGGCTACAGCGGTATCTTCCTGAAAGGTACCATAAAAGCTAACTATGGTAAGGGTGAGGCCTTGAAAGCCGATGCCGACCGTGACGGACAAGACTTGGCGTATGTAGACCAGGTAGGTACGTTTATGAACCTCGGACGCAACTTGGAAACCGTCATGTCACCGCGTTGGGGTGAGACGAACTCCGGCCTCCGTCTGGTGAAATACCCGGTATATCCTACTTCCGCAGCCATTGACTTTCAGAACATCGATGAAGTGGAATTCCGCCTGAGCGAAGTGTACTATATGCTGGCAGAGTGTGAAATGCGTGCCGGACAAGCCGACAAGGCCAAAGAACTGGTGAACGAAGTACGTAAACGTTACTTCAGTGCCGGTGACTGGGCAGATGTGAAAGACAAACCGGGCCGTGGCTTCACCGCTTTCGATATGGACTGGATGTTGAGTCAGTGGGGTGTTGAGTTCCTGAATGAAGGTCGCCGTCGTCGTACAGACTTGCGTCGTTTCGACAAATTCACGCAAGGCCAGTGGTGGTTCTTCGGCCGTGCCACAGACAATGGTCAACTTTATCCCGTCAAGCGCGATCGTAAATATGAGTGGTATCCGTTGCCTGCTTCTGCATTGCTTGTCAATCAAGGACTGATACAGAACCCGAATTATAAATAA
- a CDS encoding alpha-amylase family glycosyl hydrolase — MRLKDILKILCSSLLLLSFTGCSSDDDPDMPPPAGDVTTDGMVIYEANPALFGEAQALNGLTAQLPRIKKLEANVLWLMPIFQQGEKNAVGSPYCVKDYRAINPAYGTLSDLKALVTKAHAEGILVILDWVANHTAWDHAWTTEHKDWYTQDANGNIVSPPGMGWDDVADLNYDNTAMRAAMQEAMLYWLTEADIDGFRCDHAEGVPNDFWKETITKLRAAKSTLLMLAEGSQTALYDAGFDMLYAWNFAYKLQDVYAGSASVANLYDTHRSELASVTDKRLLMRYSTNHDMASEKSPVQAYQTKEGAFSAFVASISMGGCPMIYSSQELAYDKALSFFGYQPMDWDSNADYQADYTKLMQLYRNSPALQNGEIKLYQTSKAICSYRISSTEKILVLINTSGNQERLNLPMERVGDSAKNLWTGESTVLPRTITLEPYQYYIWKIEG, encoded by the coding sequence ATGAGACTAAAAGATATCCTTAAGATTTTGTGCTCCAGTCTTTTGCTGTTGAGCTTTACCGGATGCAGTTCGGATGATGATCCTGATATGCCGCCTCCCGCAGGTGACGTAACTACAGACGGAATGGTGATTTATGAAGCCAATCCGGCACTCTTCGGTGAAGCGCAAGCACTGAATGGACTGACTGCCCAACTGCCGCGTATCAAAAAGCTGGAAGCCAATGTTCTTTGGCTCATGCCCATTTTCCAGCAAGGTGAAAAGAATGCTGTCGGTTCTCCGTATTGTGTGAAAGACTATCGGGCTATTAATCCTGCTTATGGAACACTGTCCGATCTGAAAGCATTAGTCACGAAAGCCCATGCCGAAGGTATACTGGTCATCCTGGACTGGGTAGCTAACCATACCGCCTGGGATCATGCCTGGACTACGGAACATAAGGACTGGTATACGCAGGACGCCAACGGTAATATTGTTTCTCCTCCTGGAATGGGTTGGGACGATGTGGCTGATCTGAACTATGACAACACAGCCATGCGTGCCGCCATGCAGGAAGCTATGCTTTACTGGCTGACCGAAGCTGACATAGACGGATTCCGTTGCGACCATGCCGAAGGTGTACCCAATGATTTTTGGAAGGAAACTATCACGAAGCTTCGTGCCGCCAAAAGTACCTTGCTGATGCTGGCCGAAGGTTCACAAACCGCACTCTACGATGCAGGTTTTGATATGCTGTATGCCTGGAACTTCGCTTATAAACTACAGGATGTATATGCAGGAAGCGCTTCTGTGGCAAATCTGTATGACACACATCGTAGTGAGCTTGCTTCGGTAACAGATAAACGGTTACTTATGCGTTATTCCACCAACCATGATATGGCTTCCGAGAAATCGCCCGTGCAGGCTTATCAAACCAAGGAAGGTGCTTTCTCTGCTTTTGTGGCCTCTATTTCTATGGGTGGCTGTCCTATGATCTATAGTTCGCAGGAACTGGCTTATGACAAAGCCCTCTCTTTCTTTGGTTATCAGCCGATGGACTGGGACTCTAATGCCGATTATCAGGCGGATTATACCAAACTGATGCAGTTGTATCGCAACTCTCCCGCTTTACAGAATGGAGAGATCAAACTTTATCAGACGAGTAAAGCGATATGCTCTTATCGCATTTCTTCTACGGAAAAGATATTGGTACTGATAAATACCAGTGGCAATCAGGAAAGATTGAATCTGCCTATGGAGCGGGTAGGGGATAGTGCGAAGAATCTCTGGACCGGTGAAAGCACCGTGTTGCCAAGAACGATTACGTTGGAGCCCTATCAATATTACATCTGGAAAATAGAAGGATAA
- a CDS encoding starch-binding protein — protein MKKIVYWLFMLPLFALLNGCDDTDTIIFDDELPQFEIKANAILLEVIMPKGSAADDEYYIVGDFNGGAEAAVGNLEWQLEKATGSESKWGIYLLPSTFKDGKTLADGFYFVSASKGEERSVKNEAVVHQLDVKVGTRTNVWVDRWKAYFETEEEGHDGFVVYVADKSGWDNLYLYGWAGAGDVTPAWPGIAVKGTEVINGVTYKYFDMGKALDGYEGVNLIFNNNDGKQFDGPAVTLNRNFYFRITDKGYEEIDPEASYFIYVDDQSGWGDLALYISGAGDNNEDWPGLEPAGTKEINGVVYKYFETDVELMNQSLKLTFNNNKQEDDPGLVLSFVKNITFSRDFYFSITPDKCEEIDPATHGTSYSLYVEDNTGWGVLALYSYGDVELGGGWPGIQVSETKEINGTTYKCFHLTPACTNKNVNLIFNNNNGGSQLKDYNLTIDRDYYLRISEAGCNEIKDCTVYVQDNSGWEALTLYGWGDAELGGGWPGMQVTGTKEVNGMTYKYFDLSEHIGKNVNLIFNNNGGGQQIEDGGLYTALIGDIYFSITATSYEKLPKP, from the coding sequence ATGAAAAAGATAGTTTATTGGCTGTTTATGTTGCCGTTGTTTGCTCTGCTCAACGGGTGCGACGATACAGATACGATTATATTCGATGACGAACTGCCTCAGTTCGAAATCAAGGCGAACGCCATATTGCTGGAAGTTATCATGCCGAAAGGCAGTGCTGCCGATGACGAATACTACATTGTGGGCGACTTTAATGGAGGAGCCGAAGCTGCTGTGGGTAATCTGGAATGGCAATTGGAGAAAGCTACCGGAAGTGAATCCAAGTGGGGAATCTATCTGCTACCTTCCACTTTTAAAGATGGAAAAACACTGGCAGACGGCTTCTACTTCGTATCGGCCTCGAAAGGTGAAGAACGTTCGGTGAAGAATGAGGCTGTGGTGCATCAGTTGGATGTAAAGGTAGGAACCCGTACCAATGTATGGGTGGACCGCTGGAAAGCTTATTTTGAAACTGAAGAAGAAGGACATGATGGCTTTGTGGTTTATGTGGCTGATAAATCCGGTTGGGATAATCTTTACTTGTACGGTTGGGCTGGTGCCGGTGATGTAACACCTGCTTGGCCGGGTATTGCGGTGAAAGGTACGGAAGTGATCAATGGAGTTACTTATAAATACTTCGATATGGGGAAAGCTCTGGATGGCTATGAAGGTGTGAATCTTATTTTCAATAATAATGATGGAAAGCAGTTTGACGGTCCGGCGGTGACACTCAACAGAAACTTCTATTTCCGCATTACCGATAAGGGTTACGAAGAGATCGATCCGGAAGCAAGCTACTTTATCTATGTGGACGACCAGTCCGGTTGGGGAGATCTGGCACTTTATATCTCCGGGGCAGGTGATAACAATGAAGACTGGCCGGGACTTGAACCTGCCGGAACAAAGGAAATCAACGGAGTGGTTTATAAATACTTTGAAACCGATGTGGAACTGATGAATCAAAGTTTGAAGCTGACATTTAATAACAACAAACAGGAAGACGACCCGGGACTCGTGCTGTCTTTCGTGAAGAACATCACTTTCAGCCGCGATTTCTATTTCAGTATTACTCCTGATAAGTGTGAGGAGATAGATCCCGCAACACATGGTACGAGCTATTCTCTTTATGTGGAAGATAATACCGGTTGGGGGGTGTTGGCGCTTTACAGCTATGGAGATGTGGAACTTGGTGGCGGATGGCCCGGCATACAGGTATCGGAGACGAAGGAAATTAACGGTACAACGTATAAGTGTTTCCATCTGACACCAGCTTGCACAAATAAGAATGTCAACCTGATATTCAATAATAACAATGGTGGAAGTCAGTTGAAGGACTATAACCTGACGATAGATCGTGATTACTATCTCCGCATCTCGGAAGCGGGTTGTAATGAAATAAAAGATTGTACCGTGTATGTACAGGATAACTCCGGTTGGGAAGCTTTGACTCTCTATGGTTGGGGTGACGCTGAACTGGGTGGCGGCTGGCCGGGCATGCAGGTCACCGGAACGAAGGAAGTTAATGGCATGACTTATAAATACTTTGACTTATCGGAACACATTGGCAAGAATGTGAATCTGATTTTCAATAACAATGGAGGCGGACAGCAAATAGAAGATGGCGGGCTGTACACAGCATTGATAGGAGATATCTACTTCTCCATCACAGCTACTTCTTATGAAAAACTGCCCAAGCCCTAA
- a CDS encoding alpha-amylase family glycosyl hydrolase: MKKYIFVVSLLCLLAACTGKRQGEAAAEVAALPAVEDVVMYQVNPRVFAPEKSFKAVERRLDSIQTLGINVVWFMPINEVGQEKSVNSPYCVKDYKGVNPEFGTLDEFKALVATCHQKGMNVIIDWVANHTSWDNAWIANKEWYTQDEAGNIIFPAGTGWKDVADLNFDNQEMRLAMIEAMKFWVTEIGIDGFRCDAADFVPFDFWKQALDSLRAIPERSLLMLAEGKRRDHFDAGFDMNYSWDFLDSLRDVFVKDAPAQELFATDKAEYDTIPVGKVKLRFTTNHDESAKMSPTKEFGDVRGSMAAFVLTTYLHGGALIYGSQEAGYPEAINFFTYVPVDWTGNSELYQEYCRLMALYNEYPAIRKGGLKTYPQPDVLLFEKQDGKDRVLVAVNVRNREVNVTLPQEWNGHPSRDMYSGTEKKLEAELSLCPYQYRIFKY; encoded by the coding sequence ATGAAGAAATATATATTTGTTGTAAGCCTGCTGTGCCTGCTTGCTGCCTGTACAGGTAAGCGGCAGGGCGAAGCGGCGGCGGAAGTTGCGGCATTGCCTGCTGTGGAAGATGTGGTGATGTATCAGGTCAATCCGCGAGTGTTTGCTCCTGAGAAGTCATTCAAGGCGGTGGAACGTCGCTTAGATTCCATTCAGACATTGGGAATCAACGTGGTGTGGTTTATGCCGATCAATGAAGTAGGGCAGGAGAAATCAGTGAATTCCCCCTATTGTGTGAAGGACTATAAAGGAGTGAATCCGGAGTTCGGAACACTGGATGAGTTTAAGGCCTTGGTTGCCACTTGCCATCAGAAGGGGATGAATGTGATTATCGACTGGGTAGCCAATCATACTTCCTGGGACAATGCTTGGATTGCCAACAAGGAATGGTATACGCAGGATGAGGCCGGAAACATAATCTTTCCTGCCGGAACCGGTTGGAAGGATGTGGCTGACCTAAACTTTGATAATCAGGAGATGCGCCTGGCAATGATTGAAGCCATGAAGTTTTGGGTTACTGAAATCGGCATCGATGGTTTCCGTTGCGATGCGGCGGACTTTGTTCCCTTCGACTTCTGGAAACAGGCGCTCGACTCTTTGCGTGCCATCCCCGAGCGTTCGTTGCTGATGCTGGCTGAAGGGAAAAGACGCGACCACTTTGATGCTGGTTTTGATATGAATTATTCCTGGGACTTTCTGGATTCACTTCGCGATGTATTCGTAAAAGATGCTCCGGCACAGGAACTGTTTGCTACGGATAAAGCGGAGTATGACACTATCCCCGTAGGAAAAGTGAAACTGCGTTTTACCACCAATCATGATGAGTCGGCAAAGATGTCGCCTACTAAAGAATTCGGAGATGTGCGCGGTTCTATGGCAGCTTTCGTACTGACTACTTATCTGCATGGAGGAGCGTTGATTTATGGTTCACAAGAGGCGGGTTATCCCGAAGCTATCAACTTCTTTACGTATGTTCCGGTGGATTGGACCGGGAACAGTGAACTGTATCAGGAATACTGCCGTCTGATGGCTCTTTACAACGAGTATCCGGCTATTCGTAAAGGGGGATTGAAGACATATCCGCAACCCGATGTGCTGCTATTTGAAAAACAGGATGGTAAAGACCGTGTGTTGGTTGCTGTAAATGTACGTAATCGTGAAGTAAATGTGACGCTTCCGCAAGAGTGGAACGGACATCCAAGTAGAGATATGTATAGCGGAACAGAAAAGAAGCTGGAAGCAGAACTGAGCCTGTGTCCTTATCAGTATCGAATCTTTAAGTATTGA